Proteins from a single region of Vanessa cardui chromosome 13, ilVanCard2.1, whole genome shotgun sequence:
- the LOC124534737 gene encoding protein sidekick-1-like isoform X1, whose product MTTKMLLSLFLHCFYVTTASMPGGLGVLPGVSGGGETRAERPYFDDVSPRNVSTVVGQSAVLRCRAKHIGNRTVSWMRKRDLHILTSHIFTYTGDARFSVLHPEPSDDWDLKIDYVQPRDAGVYECQINTEPKINMAVVLNVEDESYTPAPQPPVRSSAAAATIWGSQDVYVKKGSTISLTCSVNVHSSPPSSASVLWYHGNAVVDFDSPRGGISLETEKTEGGTTSKLLVTKAALTDSGNYTCVPNNAHPASVSVHVLNGEHPAAMQTSNRASSYLTSQLSCAAFTYLLSSMACR is encoded by the exons GTTTAGGAGTCTTGCCAGGTGTAAGCGGGGGAGGGGAGACACGGGCGGAACGGCCGTACTTCGACGACGTGTCTCCTCGTAACGTGTCGACGGTCGTCGGCCAATCAGCTGTTCTCAGATGCCGCGCAAAACATATAGGAAATAGAACA GTATCTTGGATGAGAAAAAGAGATCTCCATATACTGACGTCTCACATCTTCACCTACACGGGAGATGCGAGGTTCAGCGTGCTGCATCCCGAACCATCAGACGACTGGGATTTGAAGATAGATTACGTTCAGCCACGTGATGCGGGCGTTTACGAATGTCAGATCAATACTGAACCGAAAATCAACATGGCAGTTGTCCTAAACGTCGAAG ATGAGTCCTACACCCCCGCGCCTCAGCCACCGGTCCGATCCTCAG CTGCGGCGGCAACCATCTGGGGCTCTCAGGATGTGTACGTGAAGAAAGGTAGTACGATATCTTTGACGTGCTCAGTGAATGTTCACTCGTCGCCACCCTCAAGTGCTTCTGTTTTATG GTACCACGGCAACGCAGTTGTTGACTTCGACTCTCCACGCGGTGGTATCAGTCTGGAAACAGAAAAGACGGAGGGAGGTACCACTAGCAAACTCCTGGTCACAAAAGCCGCCCTAACAGATTCCGGCAACTACACTTGCGTGCCCAACAATGCGCATCCCGCTTCTGTCTCCGTTCACGTACTTAAtg GGGAACATCCGGCCGCCATGCAAACAAGTAATCGCGCGTCATCGTATCTCACATCTCAGTTGAGCTGCGCGGCTTTTACATACCTCCTCTCATCTATGGCCTGCAGATGA
- the LOC124534737 gene encoding T-lymphocyte activation antigen CD86-like isoform X2: protein MTTKMLLSLFLHCFYVTTASMPGGLGVLPGVSGGGETRAERPYFDDVSPRNVSTVVGQSAVLRCRAKHIGNRTVSWMRKRDLHILTSHIFTYTGDARFSVLHPEPSDDWDLKIDYVQPRDAGVYECQINTEPKINMAVVLNVEAAAATIWGSQDVYVKKGSTISLTCSVNVHSSPPSSASVLWYHGNAVVDFDSPRGGISLETEKTEGGTTSKLLVTKAALTDSGNYTCVPNNAHPASVSVHVLNGEHPAAMQTSNRASSYLTSQLSCAAFTYLLSSMACR from the exons GTTTAGGAGTCTTGCCAGGTGTAAGCGGGGGAGGGGAGACACGGGCGGAACGGCCGTACTTCGACGACGTGTCTCCTCGTAACGTGTCGACGGTCGTCGGCCAATCAGCTGTTCTCAGATGCCGCGCAAAACATATAGGAAATAGAACA GTATCTTGGATGAGAAAAAGAGATCTCCATATACTGACGTCTCACATCTTCACCTACACGGGAGATGCGAGGTTCAGCGTGCTGCATCCCGAACCATCAGACGACTGGGATTTGAAGATAGATTACGTTCAGCCACGTGATGCGGGCGTTTACGAATGTCAGATCAATACTGAACCGAAAATCAACATGGCAGTTGTCCTAAACGTCGAAG CTGCGGCGGCAACCATCTGGGGCTCTCAGGATGTGTACGTGAAGAAAGGTAGTACGATATCTTTGACGTGCTCAGTGAATGTTCACTCGTCGCCACCCTCAAGTGCTTCTGTTTTATG GTACCACGGCAACGCAGTTGTTGACTTCGACTCTCCACGCGGTGGTATCAGTCTGGAAACAGAAAAGACGGAGGGAGGTACCACTAGCAAACTCCTGGTCACAAAAGCCGCCCTAACAGATTCCGGCAACTACACTTGCGTGCCCAACAATGCGCATCCCGCTTCTGTCTCCGTTCACGTACTTAAtg GGGAACATCCGGCCGCCATGCAAACAAGTAATCGCGCGTCATCGTATCTCACATCTCAGTTGAGCTGCGCGGCTTTTACATACCTCCTCTCATCTATGGCCTGCAGATGA